The following proteins are encoded in a genomic region of Candidatus Polarisedimenticolaceae bacterium:
- a CDS encoding TlpA disulfide reductase family protein: MRPAPAAVPGQALTPGDVVVPIKAKTLDGGDTEIGWKPAKATLVNFWATWCAPCKLEMPELQKIAEARKKDGLRVVGVVVLDQASAPEIKTVVHQTQVRYDIFWGGPPAEAAWRGIGLLPTTYLVDPMGKIIRKYVGTNPDELAAVKRDIDDFLAGRPLGDPYLPPPEPEPVRKTGRP, from the coding sequence ATGCGTCCCGCTCCCGCGGCCGTGCCGGGACAGGCGCTGACGCCCGGCGACGTCGTCGTTCCGATCAAGGCGAAGACCTTGGACGGAGGCGACACCGAGATCGGCTGGAAGCCGGCCAAGGCGACCCTCGTCAACTTCTGGGCGACGTGGTGCGCGCCCTGCAAGCTGGAAATGCCCGAGCTGCAAAAGATCGCGGAGGCGCGGAAGAAGGACGGCCTGCGGGTCGTCGGCGTCGTCGTCCTCGATCAGGCCTCGGCGCCCGAGATCAAGACGGTCGTTCACCAGACCCAGGTGCGCTACGACATCTTCTGGGGCGGTCCGCCGGCCGAGGCGGCATGGCGCGGGATCGGCCTCCTTCCGACGACCTATCTCGTCGACCCGATGGGGAAGATCATCCGGAAGTACGTCGGCACGAACCCGGACGAGCTGGCGGCCGTCAAGAGGGACATCGACGACTTCCTCGCCGGCCGGCCGCTCGGCGATCCCTACCTTCCGCCCCCTGAGCCGGAGCCCGTCCGCAAGACCGGGAGGCCCTGA
- a CDS encoding YraN family protein produces MPRRDAQEHPGRRRHPPATALAARRAAPLSTPRTLGAAGEDAACRWLAQCGLDVVARGFRSRYGEIDVVALDRGTVVFVEVKTRTPGGIAPPADAVTGLKRHRLVRTAALWLARARAGESPCRFDVIEVEPREGRWRIRHRRDAFRPGD; encoded by the coding sequence ATTCCGCGACGAGATGCGCAGGAGCATCCAGGACGCCGGCGGCATCCACCGGCAACGGCGCTCGCCGCCCGCCGGGCCGCCCCCCTGAGCACGCCGCGCACCCTCGGCGCGGCGGGGGAAGACGCCGCCTGCCGCTGGCTCGCGCAATGCGGCCTCGACGTCGTTGCCCGAGGGTTCCGGTCGCGCTACGGCGAGATCGACGTCGTCGCCCTCGACCGAGGAACGGTCGTCTTCGTCGAGGTGAAGACGCGCACCCCCGGTGGGATCGCGCCGCCCGCCGACGCCGTCACCGGCCTCAAGCGGCACCGCCTCGTGCGGACCGCCGCGCTCTGGCTGGCGCGCGCGCGAGCCGGCGAGAGCCCTTGTCGCTTCGACGTCATCGAGGTCGAGCCGCGAGAGGGGCGTTGGCGGATCCGCCATCGCCGCGACGCCTTCCGCCCGGGCGATTGA
- a CDS encoding GWxTD domain-containing protein yields the protein MVPRFGRLLCLVASLAMPPAAAHASPGPPPLKTWRDGPARLLLKDDEYQKFGAIKTDDERRSFIDAFWKGLAAAPDAGGRDFRADFEERAAVAAQRFSTIEQSGWNTVRGRVYILLGEPETIRLESGGMKAVEKEVWVYPSSPGAQGGLEVAFYRCGDGTYRTDPACDPVHDTSSVSFDWERHDTLRSLRLLHPDVSFEGLEHMLIETLASLPRESTPSSLTSNSPAAKDDAGATPSADDALDVEPYYFRAQDGTVLVFLTLEMHDDDPAAQAGRYLAAASFERVDGRGAKVRGAAVHTTPLDRVARDGRAPIFFGRAYLEPGRTYAARYALRDETRNELLVRRGELTVPDLSTGLAASSLVLAEQFGPAHDGSERYRIGSEEVVPRVGATFRRNELLRVYLQVYGAALDPEKHAARVDVVYRFERVVDGTRKKFRKPYSVREAAGAAMGLALPIGDWPAGPYRVRVDLHDRVSGERVSADGAFTVIE from the coding sequence ATGGTGCCTCGGTTCGGGCGGCTCCTCTGCCTCGTGGCGTCGCTCGCGATGCCGCCGGCGGCGGCCCATGCGTCCCCGGGCCCGCCGCCCCTCAAGACGTGGCGTGACGGGCCGGCGCGGCTCCTCCTGAAGGACGACGAGTACCAGAAGTTCGGAGCCATCAAGACCGACGACGAGCGCCGGAGCTTCATCGATGCGTTCTGGAAGGGTCTCGCCGCGGCGCCCGATGCGGGCGGTCGCGATTTCAGGGCGGACTTCGAGGAGCGCGCGGCGGTCGCCGCCCAGCGGTTTTCGACGATCGAGCAGAGCGGGTGGAATACGGTGCGCGGCCGGGTCTACATCCTCCTCGGAGAGCCCGAGACGATCCGCCTCGAGTCGGGAGGCATGAAGGCGGTGGAGAAGGAGGTCTGGGTCTACCCGAGCTCGCCCGGGGCGCAAGGCGGGCTCGAGGTCGCCTTCTACCGCTGCGGCGACGGCACCTACCGGACCGATCCCGCGTGCGACCCCGTGCACGACACCTCGTCCGTGTCGTTCGACTGGGAGCGGCACGACACGCTGCGCAGCCTTCGGCTCCTGCATCCCGACGTTTCGTTCGAGGGGCTCGAGCACATGCTCATCGAGACGCTGGCCTCGCTGCCGCGCGAGTCGACGCCGTCGAGCCTGACCTCGAACTCGCCGGCCGCGAAGGACGACGCCGGAGCGACCCCGTCGGCGGACGACGCCCTCGACGTCGAGCCGTACTACTTCCGCGCGCAGGACGGGACGGTGCTCGTCTTCCTCACGCTCGAGATGCACGACGACGACCCGGCCGCCCAGGCCGGTCGCTACCTCGCGGCCGCATCGTTCGAGCGGGTCGACGGGCGCGGGGCCAAGGTCCGGGGCGCCGCCGTCCACACGACCCCGCTCGACCGCGTGGCCCGGGACGGCCGGGCGCCGATCTTCTTCGGTCGCGCCTACCTCGAGCCGGGGAGGACGTACGCCGCGCGCTACGCGCTCCGCGACGAGACGCGGAACGAGCTCCTCGTCCGCCGCGGCGAACTCACCGTCCCCGATCTGAGCACCGGTCTCGCGGCCAGCTCGCTCGTCCTCGCAGAGCAATTCGGCCCGGCGCACGACGGGTCGGAGCGCTACCGGATCGGATCGGAGGAGGTCGTTCCCCGCGTCGGCGCGACGTTCCGCCGGAACGAGCTGCTCCGGGTCTACCTCCAAGTCTACGGAGCGGCGCTCGACCCGGAGAAGCACGCGGCGCGCGTCGACGTCGTCTACCGCTTCGAACGGGTCGTCGACGGCACACGGAAGAAGTTCCGCAAGCCTTACTCGGTCCGCGAAGCGGCCGGCGCCGCGATGGGCCTCGCGCTGCCGATCGGCGACTGGCCGGCGGGCCCGTACCGCGTGCGCGTCGACCTCCACGACCGCGTCTCGGGTGAGCGCGTCAGCGCGGACGGAGCGTTCACCGTCATCGAGTAG
- the cysS gene encoding cysteine--tRNA ligase: MRVYNTLTRSVEPLVPGEPGHVRLYTCGPTVYDFAHIGNFRTYVWEDLLRRALKYLGFRVTQVMNITDIEDKIIAKAIASGRSIGDVTEPFIRAFFEDLDTLAIERAEHYPRATDHIPEMLAIAATLKDKGLTYESQGSLYFRIDAFPGYGRLSNLEKREIKVGARVDSDEYDKDDARDFVLWKGHREGEPKWDGPFGPGRPGWHLECSAMSMKYLGESFDLHTGGVDNIFPHHENEIAQSEGATGRPFVRTWMHAAHLMVDGEKMAKSKGNFYTLRDLIARGHDARALRYLLLTTHYRTPLNFTFDALARAAGELERLDAVHARLGEAAAAGDDGFHLEFDARADTIEREIKDALADDLNVSGATGALFRLVRETNAALDRGELPGGSVASLKARLARIDEVFAVLPRGGEALLDPEVEALVAQRTAARKSKNFAESDRIRDLLAARGIVLEDTPQGVRWRRALAGPLSD; this comes from the coding sequence ATGCGCGTCTACAACACGCTCACGCGTTCGGTCGAGCCGCTCGTGCCCGGCGAGCCCGGCCACGTCCGGCTCTACACCTGCGGCCCGACGGTCTACGACTTCGCCCACATCGGGAACTTCCGCACCTACGTCTGGGAGGACCTGCTCCGGCGCGCGCTCAAGTACCTGGGGTTCCGCGTGACCCAGGTCATGAACATCACCGACATCGAGGACAAGATCATCGCGAAGGCGATCGCCTCGGGGAGGTCGATCGGCGACGTCACCGAGCCTTTCATCCGCGCTTTCTTCGAAGACCTCGACACGCTCGCGATCGAGCGGGCCGAGCATTACCCCCGCGCGACCGATCACATCCCCGAGATGCTCGCGATCGCGGCGACGCTCAAGGACAAGGGGCTGACATACGAGAGCCAGGGGTCGCTCTACTTCCGCATCGACGCGTTCCCGGGCTACGGGCGCCTGTCGAACCTGGAGAAGCGGGAGATCAAGGTCGGCGCCAGGGTCGACAGCGACGAGTACGACAAGGACGACGCAAGGGACTTCGTGCTCTGGAAGGGACACCGCGAGGGGGAGCCGAAGTGGGACGGGCCGTTCGGCCCGGGCCGCCCGGGCTGGCACCTCGAGTGCTCGGCGATGAGCATGAAGTACCTCGGCGAGAGCTTCGACCTCCACACCGGCGGCGTGGACAACATCTTTCCCCACCACGAGAACGAGATCGCGCAGAGCGAAGGCGCGACCGGCCGGCCGTTCGTCCGGACGTGGATGCACGCGGCGCACCTCATGGTCGACGGCGAGAAGATGGCGAAGTCGAAGGGGAACTTCTACACACTGCGCGACCTGATCGCCCGCGGCCACGACGCGCGCGCGCTGCGCTACCTCCTCCTGACGACGCACTACCGCACGCCGCTCAACTTCACCTTCGACGCCCTCGCCCGCGCCGCCGGCGAGCTCGAGCGCCTGGACGCCGTTCACGCCCGGCTCGGCGAAGCGGCCGCTGCCGGGGACGACGGCTTCCACTTGGAGTTCGACGCGCGCGCGGATACGATCGAGCGTGAGATCAAGGACGCCCTCGCCGACGATCTCAACGTCAGCGGCGCGACGGGCGCTCTCTTCCGCCTCGTCCGCGAGACGAACGCCGCCCTCGACCGCGGGGAGCTTCCCGGGGGGAGCGTGGCCTCGCTCAAGGCGCGCCTCGCACGCATCGACGAGGTCTTCGCCGTCCTGCCGCGGGGAGGTGAAGCGCTCCTCGACCCGGAGGTCGAGGCGCTGGTCGCCCAGCGCACCGCGGCGCGGAAGTCCAAGAACTTCGCCGAATCGGACCGGATTCGCGACCTCCTGGCAGCCCGTGGCATCGTTCTCGAGGACACCCCGCAAGGGGTGCGCTGGCGGCGCGCGCTCGCCGGCCCCCTCTCGGACTAA
- a CDS encoding sigma-54 dependent transcriptional regulator — translation MSSEAAVTTSAGRILIVDDEPVVTDVLGTLLRKEGHDVLTAADAEAGRALLDAEGPWDAVLLDVMLPDADGLEVLRWIRSRDADLAVLMITAFGTVENAVAAMKLGAFHYLTKPFKNEEVRLLVAQAIGTTRLRTENKDLKRALEQRYRYEKIVGKSRAMQEVYRFIDQVAQSRATVLIYGESGTGKELVAQAIHRRSTRADHPFVVVNSHSIPADLLEDNLFGHAKGAFTGASSSKIGLLEVAEGGTVLFDEISTVSPDVQTKLLRVMQDKEFLPLGALESRTVDVRIIAATNEDLRDLIEVGRFREDLYYRLNVISISIPPLRERLEDIPVLVEHFLAKFNAENGKSVLRVAPEVVERFFTYGWPGNVRELENVVERGVVLARGDEIGLDLLSKDLAQFSTMPPIPSLPDDVPFYDAVSRYERRLIEGALRRTGGVQKQAAEILGLKPTTLNEKIKRLGIVV, via the coding sequence ATGTCGAGTGAAGCCGCGGTCACGACGTCGGCCGGCCGCATCCTGATCGTCGACGACGAGCCGGTGGTCACGGACGTGCTCGGCACGCTCCTCCGCAAGGAAGGGCACGACGTCCTCACGGCGGCCGATGCGGAGGCCGGGCGTGCGCTCCTCGACGCCGAGGGACCTTGGGACGCGGTCCTCCTCGACGTCATGCTCCCGGACGCCGACGGCCTCGAGGTCCTGCGCTGGATCCGCAGCCGCGACGCCGATCTCGCCGTCCTCATGATCACCGCCTTCGGCACCGTGGAGAACGCCGTCGCCGCCATGAAGCTCGGCGCCTTCCACTACCTGACGAAGCCGTTCAAGAACGAGGAGGTGCGCCTCCTCGTCGCTCAGGCCATCGGCACCACACGCCTGCGCACCGAGAACAAGGACCTGAAGCGCGCCCTCGAGCAGCGCTACCGCTACGAGAAGATCGTCGGCAAGTCGCGCGCGATGCAGGAGGTCTACCGGTTCATCGACCAGGTTGCGCAGAGCCGCGCCACCGTTCTCATCTACGGCGAGAGCGGCACCGGCAAGGAGCTCGTCGCGCAGGCGATCCACCGGCGCAGCACGCGCGCCGACCACCCGTTCGTCGTCGTCAACAGCCACAGCATCCCCGCCGATCTGCTCGAGGACAACCTCTTCGGGCACGCCAAGGGTGCGTTCACCGGGGCGTCCTCCTCGAAGATCGGCCTCCTCGAGGTCGCCGAGGGCGGCACGGTCCTGTTCGACGAGATCTCGACCGTCTCCCCGGACGTGCAGACGAAGCTCCTCCGGGTGATGCAGGACAAGGAGTTCCTGCCGCTCGGCGCGCTCGAGAGCCGGACCGTCGACGTCCGGATCATCGCGGCGACCAACGAGGACCTCAGGGATCTCATCGAGGTGGGACGGTTCCGCGAAGATCTCTACTACCGTCTCAACGTCATCAGCATCTCCATCCCGCCCCTGCGCGAGCGCCTGGAAGACATCCCGGTCCTCGTCGAGCACTTCCTCGCCAAGTTCAACGCCGAGAACGGCAAGAGCGTCCTCCGGGTCGCGCCGGAGGTCGTCGAGCGGTTCTTCACGTACGGCTGGCCGGGCAACGTGCGCGAGCTCGAGAACGTGGTCGAGCGGGGCGTCGTCCTCGCGCGGGGGGACGAGATCGGTCTCGACCTCTTATCGAAGGATCTCGCCCAATTCTCGACGATGCCGCCCATCCCGTCCCTTCCGGACGACGTGCCGTTCTACGACGCGGTGAGCCGTTACGAACGGCGCCTGATCGAGGGCGCGCTACGGCGGACCGGCGGCGTGCAGAAGCAGGCCGCGGAGATCCTGGGCCTGAAGCCCACGACCCTCAACGAAAAGATCAAACGGCTCGGCATCGTCGTCTGA
- a CDS encoding carboxypeptidase regulatory-like domain-containing protein, which yields MKLRALFATLAVAALTVTVASAQATGGLKIRVIDNADKSPVIGAAVTLSNTNKYVATTSVITKPDGSAIFPVLRVGSGYVIQVIMDGYAGVRQDLEVQNGQMKEFVIALVPEHVEKVTVIGEKQTIDLDNNENSTKFSSDFIADLPVAGRFYQNVIALAPGVQDPNGDGNPNVNGARDRDFKTSVGGVSNVDPLTGQFLNQINSDSIEDLTVITSGAGAEFGRAQGGFATIIQKQGSNDFEGIFGMIYSSKKLDGSGSTGISNSQFPDFYRYDPSLQVSGPIVRDKLWYRLSEELVKREDPVILGTGGSVATTGTTRVSTDNQLTWQVSNRNKLAFTFRADPLQQTNFGVSLLVPVESSVDRKFGGPTYTLTWTAPYSPSLLIDSTVAFQDTHLDLTPTAAGVPNNCHTPAYLGNAQCFDFSSGNFSGSSNQEWHDSRQRLTVRSDATYFKGRMWGMNHQFKFGFVVENERYFKNLVRTPNFTTFVGSDPNNPGHIGTYYTVAASVDPSSDQTATGTNWGVYGEDVIRPISNLSITLGVRIEQENLHAQGYEPFDPQAESTAFLAATAGLTNPDQASVPMQNAFVAYEDIQGSLNAIAGQFPGADFQFGAYTTQLAFWKKFRRPADMNINNTNIAPRLSIAWDPWNDGKSKFSASGGRYYNNIPLIIPTAESEPVIVTFDAFAPAGGGSTGTTAITYVPTFSFSTVDRNIKTPYQDEYSIGFERNLWQESTIKVSYIHRSFKKQLQDIDINQIPGDYGRCLVPLGTGQPTLAPSPGTGPIIDPYTGQTYQDTDPGIGDGRLDDCTGQNVQATVPNSDGGNGHGTATVERPDGVPDLYVLNPGWGSIFQIGNYNHSQYDGLILEFVRRQYKNWQMEASYTLSKATGNGEDFNQALGDDRSTLDAEQGYQSFDVRHSVKFNATTVTPWGFRLGGAVQWQSGLPYSILIRRISSTTALPIYLSPFGQQYTRVRIAYPTHHRNDQRNQGYWNFDTKFVKEMNLGKGMNLQLTAEIFNLFGENTYRIYNDFTNSGQQLNGTNDGTRAFGRQYQIGMRLAF from the coding sequence ATGAAGCTGCGGGCGCTGTTTGCCACGCTCGCCGTTGCGGCGTTGACGGTCACCGTCGCGTCCGCGCAGGCGACGGGCGGGCTCAAGATCCGTGTCATCGACAATGCCGACAAATCGCCGGTCATCGGTGCCGCGGTCACGCTGAGCAACACCAACAAGTACGTCGCCACCACGTCGGTCATCACGAAGCCCGACGGATCCGCGATCTTCCCGGTTCTCCGCGTCGGGTCAGGCTACGTCATCCAGGTCATCATGGATGGCTACGCCGGAGTGCGTCAGGATCTCGAGGTCCAGAACGGGCAGATGAAAGAGTTCGTCATCGCGCTCGTGCCCGAGCACGTCGAGAAGGTCACCGTCATCGGCGAGAAGCAGACGATCGATCTCGACAACAACGAGAACTCGACGAAGTTCTCGTCCGACTTCATCGCCGACCTGCCGGTCGCCGGGCGCTTCTACCAAAACGTCATCGCTCTGGCGCCCGGGGTCCAAGATCCGAACGGCGACGGCAACCCGAACGTCAACGGCGCGCGCGACCGCGACTTCAAGACGTCGGTCGGCGGCGTCAGCAACGTCGATCCGCTCACCGGCCAGTTCCTGAACCAGATCAACAGCGACTCGATCGAGGACCTCACCGTCATCACGTCGGGCGCCGGCGCCGAGTTCGGACGCGCGCAGGGTGGGTTCGCGACGATCATCCAGAAGCAGGGCTCGAACGACTTCGAAGGTATCTTCGGGATGATCTACAGCTCGAAGAAGCTCGACGGGAGCGGCTCGACCGGCATCTCGAACAGCCAGTTTCCGGACTTCTACCGCTATGACCCGTCCCTCCAGGTCTCCGGACCGATCGTCCGCGACAAGCTCTGGTACCGGCTGTCGGAAGAATTGGTCAAGCGCGAGGACCCGGTCATCCTCGGGACCGGCGGTAGTGTGGCGACGACCGGCACGACGCGCGTGTCGACCGACAACCAGCTCACCTGGCAGGTCAGCAACAGGAACAAGCTGGCTTTCACTTTCCGCGCGGACCCGCTCCAGCAGACGAACTTTGGAGTGAGCTTGCTCGTTCCGGTCGAGTCGAGCGTCGACCGGAAGTTCGGCGGCCCGACCTACACGCTCACCTGGACGGCTCCTTACTCGCCGAGCCTCCTCATCGACTCCACGGTCGCCTTCCAGGACACCCACCTCGACCTCACGCCGACCGCCGCGGGCGTCCCCAACAACTGCCATACGCCCGCGTACCTCGGCAACGCGCAGTGCTTCGATTTCAGCTCGGGGAACTTCAGCGGCTCATCGAACCAGGAATGGCACGACTCCCGCCAGCGCCTGACCGTTCGCAGCGACGCGACGTACTTCAAGGGCCGCATGTGGGGGATGAACCATCAGTTCAAGTTCGGATTCGTCGTCGAGAACGAGCGCTACTTCAAGAACCTCGTGCGGACGCCGAACTTCACGACGTTCGTCGGCAGCGATCCGAACAACCCAGGCCATATCGGCACTTACTACACCGTCGCCGCGTCGGTCGACCCCAGCAGCGACCAGACCGCGACCGGGACCAACTGGGGGGTCTACGGCGAGGACGTGATTCGCCCGATATCGAACCTCTCGATCACGCTCGGCGTGCGGATCGAGCAGGAGAACCTCCACGCGCAGGGGTACGAGCCGTTCGATCCCCAGGCCGAATCCACCGCCTTTCTAGCCGCGACGGCGGGGTTGACGAATCCGGATCAGGCGTCGGTCCCGATGCAAAACGCTTTCGTCGCGTACGAGGACATCCAGGGCTCCCTGAACGCCATCGCGGGCCAGTTTCCGGGCGCGGATTTCCAGTTCGGGGCCTACACGACGCAGCTCGCCTTCTGGAAGAAGTTCCGACGCCCCGCGGACATGAACATCAACAACACGAACATCGCTCCGCGGCTCTCGATCGCCTGGGACCCCTGGAACGACGGAAAGAGCAAGTTCTCTGCGTCGGGCGGCAGGTACTACAACAACATCCCGCTCATCATCCCGACGGCGGAGAGCGAGCCGGTCATCGTGACCTTCGACGCGTTCGCGCCCGCGGGCGGTGGCTCGACCGGGACGACGGCGATCACGTACGTCCCCACGTTCAGCTTCTCGACCGTCGACCGCAACATCAAGACGCCGTACCAGGACGAGTACTCGATCGGCTTCGAGCGGAACCTCTGGCAGGAAAGCACGATCAAGGTCAGCTACATCCACCGTAGCTTCAAGAAGCAGCTTCAGGACATCGACATCAACCAGATCCCGGGCGACTATGGCCGCTGCCTCGTTCCGCTCGGCACCGGGCAGCCGACGTTGGCCCCGAGCCCCGGGACCGGCCCGATCATCGATCCGTACACCGGCCAGACCTACCAGGACACCGATCCCGGGATCGGTGACGGCCGCCTCGACGACTGCACCGGCCAAAACGTACAGGCGACGGTGCCCAATTCAGACGGGGGAAATGGCCACGGCACGGCGACCGTCGAGCGCCCGGACGGCGTTCCCGACCTCTATGTGTTGAACCCGGGCTGGGGGAGCATCTTCCAGATCGGCAACTACAACCATTCGCAGTACGACGGCCTCATCCTCGAGTTCGTCCGCCGGCAGTACAAGAACTGGCAGATGGAGGCGTCGTACACCCTCTCCAAGGCGACGGGCAACGGCGAGGACTTCAACCAGGCCCTCGGCGATGACCGCTCGACCCTCGACGCCGAACAGGGTTACCAGTCGTTCGACGTCCGCCACTCGGTCAAGTTCAACGCGACGACCGTCACGCCGTGGGGCTTCCGCCTCGGTGGCGCCGTTCAGTGGCAATCCGGTCTCCCGTACTCGATCCTGATCCGCCGCATCTCCTCCACGACGGCGCTCCCGATCTATCTGTCGCCGTTCGGTCAGCAGTACACGCGCGTGCGGATCGCGTACCCGACCCATCACCGCAACGATCAGCGGAATCAAGGCTACTGGAACTTCGACACGAAGTTCGTCAAGGAAATGAATCTCGGCAAGGGGATGAACCTCCAGCTCACCGCCGAGATCTTCAACCTGTTCGGTGAGAACACCTATCGCATCTACAACGACTTCACGAACAGCGGCCAGCAGCTGAACGGCACGAACGACGGGACGCGCGCGTTCGGCCGGCAGTACCAGATTGGGATGCGCCTGGCGTTCTGA
- a CDS encoding sigma-70 family RNA polymerase sigma factor, protein MDDASASPALERELIDRSRRGDRAAFDAIVVAHRLTVYRVARRILGSHEAADEAAQETFVRAWKSLGQFRGDARLSTWLVRIALNVSRTQVAARRAESSLDEAELIADGGESPDTAAERAESGQRVRRAVAALPPRQREVVLLKVFSGMTYEEVAAAMELSVGAVKAHFHQAVHNLKRRMSALGVER, encoded by the coding sequence GTGGACGACGCGAGCGCATCGCCGGCCCTCGAGCGCGAGCTCATCGACCGGAGCCGGCGCGGCGACCGGGCCGCGTTCGATGCGATCGTCGTCGCGCATCGCCTCACGGTCTACCGTGTGGCGCGCCGGATCCTCGGGTCGCACGAGGCGGCCGACGAAGCGGCGCAGGAGACGTTCGTGAGGGCGTGGAAGTCGCTCGGCCAGTTCCGCGGGGATGCGCGCCTCTCGACGTGGCTCGTCCGGATCGCCCTCAACGTGAGCCGCACCCAGGTCGCGGCGCGCCGCGCCGAAAGCTCTTTGGACGAGGCCGAGCTGATCGCCGACGGCGGAGAGAGTCCCGACACCGCCGCCGAGCGCGCCGAATCCGGGCAGCGCGTGCGCCGCGCGGTCGCTGCGCTGCCGCCGCGGCAGCGCGAGGTCGTCCTCCTCAAGGTCTTTTCCGGCATGACCTACGAGGAGGTCGCCGCCGCGATGGAGCTCTCCGTCGGCGCGGTGAAGGCCCACTTCCATCAGGCGGTTCACAATCTCAAGCGCCGCATGAGCGCGCTCGGAGTGGAGCGATGA